In a single window of the [Chlorobium] sp. 445 genome:
- a CDS encoding RNA methyltransferase, whose amino-acid sequence MPLRKLSGAEMQRLSPDEFHRAPKHPIYVMLQNIRSMWNVGSIFRTCDAARIEQIIITGYTATPPRKEIEKTALGATETVKWSYFEHALDAVAWLKTKGVRVCALEITDSSRAYDTVRPEEFPLCLVVGNEVSGIDDEVLAACDFALEIPQYGTKHSLNVAVAVGIAVFELVKISRQHAAASQSDSR is encoded by the coding sequence ATGCCGCTTCGCAAACTCTCTGGTGCCGAGATGCAGCGTCTTTCGCCGGATGAATTTCATCGTGCGCCGAAACATCCGATTTATGTCATGCTTCAAAACATTCGCTCTATGTGGAATGTCGGCTCTATTTTCCGCACTTGCGATGCTGCCCGCATTGAGCAAATTATCATCACGGGCTACACAGCCACGCCGCCACGCAAAGAAATTGAAAAAACAGCACTCGGCGCTACCGAAACCGTTAAATGGTCATATTTCGAGCATGCACTCGATGCCGTAGCTTGGCTTAAAACAAAAGGTGTGCGGGTGTGCGCCCTCGAAATCACAGATAGCAGTCGCGCTTACGATACCGTTCGTCCCGAGGAATTTCCGCTATGCTTGGTTGTCGGCAATGAAGTCAGTGGTATTGATGATGAGGTCTTAGCAGCATGTGACTTTGCCCTTGAAATTCCACAATATGGCACGAAACACTCACTTAATGTCGCTGTGGCTGTAGGTATCGCTGTCTTTGAGCTGGTTAAAATTTCTCGTCAGCACGCTGCCGCATCGCAGTCTGACTCACGCTAA
- a CDS encoding phosphoribosylformylglycinamidine synthase: MTSDTLDKKRPLDKKTIKDTLYIYEVEDKIEGPDKVLHAEPLFIDLIRDLGARKGEAEWNFGFGLTDQLDYDRYNMLIEYEFAPIHRLGVEFEVPITVYSARSESFVPSNRIESLKAAVQWSFFVSEDIATSMALGYVNELELSDLNVLRQAPFFKGNLYNPFFIVAKRWGYNFHTMIYTGLRIEHTFFKTASLFFEYEWHTNIHYMIRGTRNFIGVEINKYFSDREASITLRPQMRLGIADNVLIGIVVSVPLRRDADRFGIFFRLIYEPPH; this comes from the coding sequence ATGACTTCAGATACTTTGGATAAGAAAAGACCTCTTGATAAAAAAACAATTAAAGATACACTGTATATCTATGAGGTCGAGGACAAAATTGAGGGACCAGATAAAGTGCTTCATGCCGAGCCGTTGTTTATTGATTTGATTCGTGATTTAGGGGCGCGCAAAGGTGAGGCGGAGTGGAACTTCGGCTTTGGGCTAACCGACCAATTGGACTATGATCGTTACAACATGCTCATTGAATATGAGTTTGCGCCGATTCATCGTTTAGGCGTGGAGTTTGAAGTGCCTATTACAGTATACTCGGCACGCAGTGAGAGCTTTGTGCCATCAAACCGAATAGAGTCGCTCAAAGCGGCAGTGCAGTGGAGTTTCTTTGTCTCTGAAGACATTGCAACCTCCATGGCACTCGGTTACGTCAATGAGCTTGAACTAAGCGATTTGAATGTGCTACGCCAAGCCCCGTTTTTCAAGGGCAATCTCTATAATCCCTTTTTCATTGTAGCAAAGCGATGGGGATACAATTTTCACACGATGATTTATACAGGCCTAAGAATTGAGCATACCTTTTTCAAGACAGCCTCACTCTTTTTCGAATACGAATGGCACACCAACATTCACTATATGATTCGTGGCACGCGCAATTTCATCGGAGTAGAAATCAACAAGTACTTTTCAGACAGGGAAGCCAGCATCACACTGCGTCCGCAAATGCGCTTGGGCATTGCAGACAATGTGCTCATCGGTATCGTGGTTAGTGTGCCACTGCGGCGTGATGCTGACCGCTTCGGCATCTTTTTCCGACTTATCTATGAACCCCCACATTAG
- a CDS encoding NAD(P)H-hydrate dehydratase, with protein sequence MRKVLTAQEMREVDYDAVVKLRITEKQLMELAGKESCNILLQKYGNLAGKSFLVLCGKGNNGGDGIVLSRHLVNAGAKVDLVYLCPTSLLKQDGAATLKILSQYMSYTDRLRAVEADEMIPAFVIETKYDFVIDAILGTGYKRTDHPRGIKRREENNPFLPKISEEALAEPTPLPVELQQELRPALSPLIKDAILLINEKGASEGATVIAIDIPTGVDGTSGEVDEVAVEADLTIALGFLKTGFFFGKGRECAGEVVVADISIPEFLTKDEHCNLIDEEFVGAHLPLRLPNSAKHENGKVLAIVGSQTEQSSMMGAALMAIRAAVKMGAGYVCASVPPSAFNTVHLAIPEAVLIGQDEKQIYERARWADAILIGCGLGRTPERQAFIARLLTAPDFQDKKLVIDADALYTIAELGLLEQLKLSQALLTPHLGEFERLTGIDAEEVDADRLYFVREFVKRYAIGLLLKGAPTLIAANGKLYLNDTGTAALATAGTGDVLAGMIVSLAAQGLSIDVAAAIAAYLHGQAGRTAEEEVGMVSATDVLRAL encoded by the coding sequence ATGCGAAAAGTGCTAACGGCGCAAGAGATGCGCGAAGTAGATTATGATGCTGTCGTCAAGCTGCGCATCACCGAAAAACAGCTAATGGAACTTGCAGGAAAGGAGTCGTGCAACATTCTTTTGCAAAAGTATGGCAATCTTGCAGGAAAATCGTTTCTAGTGCTCTGTGGTAAAGGCAACAACGGCGGCGATGGGATTGTGCTCTCGCGTCATCTGGTCAATGCAGGGGCAAAGGTTGATTTGGTCTATCTCTGTCCAACCTCTCTGCTCAAACAAGATGGTGCAGCGACACTGAAAATTCTCTCGCAATACATGAGCTACACTGATAGATTGCGTGCCGTTGAGGCAGATGAGATGATTCCAGCATTTGTGATTGAAACCAAATATGATTTTGTCATTGACGCCATTTTAGGTACAGGCTATAAGCGTACCGATCACCCGCGCGGTATAAAACGGCGCGAAGAAAACAATCCTTTTCTACCGAAAATCTCCGAAGAGGCACTTGCTGAGCCGACGCCACTGCCTGTGGAATTGCAACAAGAATTGCGACCTGCACTTAGTCCTCTAATCAAAGACGCAATTTTACTCATCAATGAAAAAGGTGCAAGTGAAGGCGCAACAGTTATTGCCATCGATATCCCAACAGGGGTCGATGGGACGAGCGGCGAAGTGGATGAAGTTGCAGTTGAAGCTGATTTAACCATTGCACTGGGCTTTTTGAAAACAGGATTTTTCTTTGGCAAAGGGCGAGAGTGTGCTGGGGAAGTGGTAGTGGCAGATATCTCCATTCCTGAATTTCTGACCAAAGATGAGCACTGCAATTTGATTGATGAAGAATTTGTCGGTGCGCATTTGCCTTTACGCCTGCCTAACAGCGCAAAGCACGAAAACGGCAAGGTTTTGGCAATCGTCGGCTCACAGACAGAGCAAAGTTCCATGATGGGTGCAGCCTTGATGGCAATTCGTGCCGCAGTAAAAATGGGTGCCGGCTATGTCTGCGCATCGGTGCCGCCTTCAGCATTCAACACTGTGCATCTTGCTATTCCTGAAGCCGTGCTCATTGGACAAGATGAAAAACAAATCTATGAACGGGCACGCTGGGCAGATGCCATTCTCATCGGATGCGGACTAGGCAGAACGCCTGAGCGACAAGCCTTTATTGCACGATTGCTCACGGCGCCTGACTTCCAAGACAAAAAGCTCGTCATTGATGCCGATGCCCTTTACACAATCGCAGAACTTGGCTTATTGGAGCAATTGAAACTCTCTCAGGCACTGCTTACGCCACATCTCGGTGAATTTGAACGCCTCACAGGTATTGATGCCGAAGAGGTTGATGCAGATCGGCTCTACTTCGTGCGCGAGTTTGTGAAGCGTTACGCAATCGGACTATTGCTCAAAGGCGCGCCCACACTGATTGCCGCTAATGGCAAACTGTATTTGAATGACACAGGCACAGCAGCACTTGCAACAGCAGGCACCGGCGATGTGCTCGCTGGTATGATTGTCTCATTGGCAGCGCAAGGACTTTCAATCGATGTAGCTGCAGCAATTGCCGCATACTTGCATGGTCAAGCAGGTAGAACAGCGGAAGAGGAAGTCGGAATGGTTTCAGCAACCGATGTTTTGCGTGCGCTTTAA
- the dapB gene encoding 4-hydroxy-tetrahydrodipicolinate reductase: MKIVLVGNGNMGKAIAALLAETQQHQIIATFSSKEPPHVEALAEADACIDFTTAAAFLENLPILLQAKKPIVVGTTGWYDQLGEVQQKVQAANGALLYAPNFSLGVNLFLQLVKVAASLIAPFPEFDLALSEIHHIRKKDAPSGTALKAVDHVLSALPRKTTLRTSLADNAPVQKGQLLVASLRLGSVFGTHTLHIDSPADELVLTHTAKSRRGFAEGALQAAEWLQGRQGFFSFEDFLAEKLKLERL; encoded by the coding sequence CTTGCCGAAACACAACAGCATCAGATAATTGCAACATTCAGCTCAAAAGAACCGCCCCATGTAGAAGCGCTTGCCGAGGCAGATGCTTGTATAGATTTTACAACCGCTGCAGCGTTTCTGGAAAATCTCCCAATACTGTTGCAAGCCAAAAAGCCGATTGTGGTTGGCACAACGGGCTGGTATGATCAGCTGGGTGAAGTGCAGCAAAAGGTGCAAGCCGCCAACGGTGCGTTGCTTTATGCCCCAAACTTCTCGCTGGGTGTGAATCTGTTCTTGCAATTAGTCAAAGTAGCAGCATCACTGATTGCGCCCTTCCCAGAGTTTGACCTCGCCTTATCTGAAATTCATCACATCCGAAAAAAAGATGCCCCAAGCGGCACGGCACTCAAAGCAGTTGATCATGTGCTTTCTGCCTTACCAAGAAAAACCACGCTACGCACATCGCTTGCCGATAACGCTCCAGTTCAAAAAGGGCAGTTGCTGGTTGCTTCGCTGCGTCTGGGAAGTGTGTTCGGCACGCATACCCTTCACATTGATTCACCTGCTGATGAACTGGTTCTCACACACACTGCAAAAAGTCGTAGAGGCTTCGCTGAAGGCGCACTGCAAGCCGCCGAATGGCTACAAGGCAGACAAGGCTTCTTTTCCTTCGAGGATTTCCTTGCTGAAAAATTGAAACTCGAACGCCTGTAA
- a CDS encoding HupE / UreJ protein, translating into MSSFYTFLRLGFEHISDLKGYDHILFVTALAAVYPLQAWRQLVWLVTAFTVGHSLTLALATLRLIDVPTDLIEFLIPVTIIFTCLVNMLCMGESTGERNWLKYAGATFFGLIHGLGFSNFLRQILGAEENLLGPLFAFNLGLEIGQLFIVAVALGFSFVIVDVLKTSRREWNLVLSGGIAGIALVLVFERIEPLLS; encoded by the coding sequence ATGTCAAGTTTTTATACCTTTCTTCGGTTAGGGTTTGAGCACATCTCAGATTTGAAAGGTTACGACCATATTCTTTTCGTCACTGCACTTGCTGCAGTCTATCCACTGCAGGCGTGGCGTCAACTTGTCTGGCTTGTTACAGCTTTTACGGTTGGGCATAGCCTCACACTTGCACTTGCAACTTTACGTCTTATTGACGTACCGACTGATCTTATTGAGTTTCTGATTCCTGTTACAATCATTTTCACTTGTCTTGTCAATATGCTCTGCATGGGCGAGTCGACTGGTGAGCGCAACTGGCTCAAATACGCCGGGGCAACCTTTTTTGGTCTGATTCATGGATTAGGTTTCTCGAATTTTCTGCGTCAGATTCTCGGGGCTGAAGAAAATTTGCTTGGACCGCTTTTTGCGTTCAATTTGGGATTGGAAATCGGTCAGTTGTTTATTGTTGCGGTAGCCTTAGGGTTTTCGTTTGTTATTGTCGATGTGCTGAAGACGTCTCGGCGCGAGTGGAATCTTGTGCTTTCGGGTGGTATTGCAGGCATTGCACTTGTACTGGTCTTTGAGCGTATCGAGCCACTGCTCTCATAG
- a CDS encoding fatty acid hydroxylase — translation MTLGTFATLLPFLILAAALLFIVLERRFPYDKNQPFFREGFFSDLIFYALLQSYVLSLLIGALIYWLDEQTGLSRLKLVGDWPLWAQVLFFLITHDLYIYWFHRLQHHNKILWRLHEAHHSAKQVDWIAGTRSHSLEIFINQTIEFAPIILLGASPEVLLIKGAIDGIWGMWIHSNIDVRSGALQFIINGPEMHRWHHAQEIKEGGLNYATKLAIWDWLFGTAYLPKEKPTGYGITDEHYPLSITNAPLHVRFWYDAKSYIEQHLYAFRPLNEAKSQA, via the coding sequence ATGACCTTAGGGACATTTGCGACGCTTTTGCCATTTCTCATTCTTGCAGCGGCGTTGCTGTTTATTGTCTTGGAGAGACGCTTTCCTTATGATAAGAACCAACCTTTCTTTCGAGAAGGATTTTTCTCCGACCTGATTTTCTATGCGCTGCTGCAAAGTTATGTGCTCTCACTGCTCATTGGGGCGCTAATTTACTGGCTGGATGAGCAAACTGGGCTTTCACGCTTGAAGCTCGTAGGCGACTGGCCGCTGTGGGCACAGGTGCTATTTTTTCTAATTACGCACGACCTCTACATTTACTGGTTTCACCGACTGCAGCACCACAACAAAATCCTGTGGCGACTGCACGAAGCGCATCACTCCGCAAAGCAAGTCGATTGGATTGCAGGCACGCGCTCGCACTCGCTGGAGATTTTCATCAATCAAACCATAGAGTTTGCACCAATTATCCTGCTGGGCGCCTCACCTGAAGTACTCTTGATAAAAGGCGCTATTGATGGCATCTGGGGCATGTGGATTCATAGCAATATCGATGTGCGAAGTGGCGCGCTACAATTTATCATCAATGGACCTGAAATGCACCGCTGGCATCATGCGCAAGAAATCAAAGAAGGCGGGCTAAACTATGCAACCAAACTTGCAATTTGGGATTGGCTTTTCGGCACTGCGTATCTACCAAAAGAAAAACCCACAGGATACGGCATCACAGATGAGCACTATCCGCTCAGCATCACGAATGCGCCGCTTCATGTTCGCTTCTGGTACGATGCCAAAAGTTATATTGAGCAACACCTCTACGCATTCAGACCACTCAACGAAGCAAAAAGTCAGGCTTAG
- a CDS encoding phosphoesterase, translated as MHQVDKQDETLQIENPPWQSAVEMIDAAKRIVISTHENSDGDGLGSEVALMAALRSIGKQATLINPTLVPRNYQFLPFMKEVWIFDEKNEQHLQCLQDADLFFLLDTNNIGRTRAIKRHILELKKSGKVKVVCIDHHLEPQEFADVMICRSAAAATGELMYELIREMERYYERSLLDKTVAIGLYTAIMTDTASFRLPKTTSRIHRITAELLDAGASPMEIYDNIYNTLSLGTLQLISQSIANLHTLEDGAIAYLFVPQSLLRETGVGLSDTERLLEYLLGLPETKIAIMFIEMPDGNTKISFRSRGDFAVNLLAKYYGGGGHKNAAGCTAPFPLKETIPKVLQQCIQILRAGNFVAA; from the coding sequence ATGCATCAAGTCGACAAGCAAGATGAGACGTTGCAGATTGAGAACCCGCCGTGGCAATCTGCTGTCGAGATGATTGATGCAGCAAAGCGCATTGTGATTTCTACACACGAAAACTCGGACGGCGATGGACTTGGCAGCGAGGTAGCCCTGATGGCAGCGCTTCGAAGTATCGGTAAGCAGGCAACACTCATCAATCCGACACTTGTACCGAGGAATTATCAATTCCTGCCTTTCATGAAAGAGGTGTGGATCTTTGACGAAAAAAATGAACAGCATCTTCAGTGCTTACAAGACGCTGACCTCTTCTTCCTGCTTGATACCAATAACATTGGACGCACGCGCGCTATCAAACGACACATCCTCGAACTCAAAAAATCGGGCAAGGTCAAAGTAGTGTGTATAGACCATCACCTCGAGCCACAGGAATTTGCCGACGTGATGATTTGCCGAAGCGCCGCTGCAGCAACAGGCGAACTGATGTATGAACTCATTCGTGAAATGGAACGCTACTATGAACGCTCGCTGCTCGACAAAACCGTAGCCATAGGGCTCTACACAGCAATTATGACCGATACCGCCTCATTTAGGCTGCCAAAAACCACATCGCGCATCCACCGCATTACTGCAGAGTTACTCGATGCGGGGGCCTCACCAATGGAAATTTACGACAATATCTATAACACACTCTCGCTCGGCACACTGCAACTCATTAGCCAAAGCATTGCAAACTTGCATACGCTAGAAGACGGGGCTATCGCATACCTTTTTGTACCACAATCCTTGCTGCGTGAGACAGGCGTGGGACTTTCTGATACCGAGCGGTTGCTGGAGTACCTCTTAGGATTGCCAGAGACAAAAATTGCCATCATGTTCATTGAAATGCCAGACGGCAACACAAAAATTAGTTTTCGTTCTCGTGGTGATTTTGCCGTAAATCTGCTTGCAAAATACTATGGTGGTGGCGGACACAAAAACGCGGCAGGCTGCACCGCACCATTCCCACTCAAAGAAACAATACCAAAGGTCTTGCAGCAGTGCATCCAAATTTTGCGGGCAGGGAATTTTGTTGCAGCATAA
- the dnaG gene encoding DNA primase produces the protein MDLSEYEQSPQAGAQERIEYDVMRFAAKFFHQALTSPEGKLCLDYFKSRGLSAATISHFGLGYAYNDWDRLICAAQQANFSLDLLSQLGLAAYSDRSQKHYDTFRHRAMFPVFSSAGKVVGFAGRLLSHEKDAPKYINSPESKLYEKSKLLYAMNFAKDEIRKKGEAILVEGYMDAIALHQAGICNSVASSGTALTSEQVQLISRYAKQVIFLYDGDRAGIAAMLRGIDVMLEQGIAPNIVTLPDGHDPDSFVREFGASEISKFIAAHQTSFLDFKLHALEHSGALSDPQKFRAALTDLVAMLLKLPDELSQEIYFKTLAQKLDISLSLLQREKERALAKREKKPIYSRAYRTAPDAQPERADTAVSSPLSSSAENLSVVERTFLKAFLESLLHGSAVIEFVDSHSALFHFRHPLVKSAVEFVLSRYHHAIAQGETTLDLPSALAYIDQPELRDFISGLLMEPPISERWPQESSHQHARRCLQAFFDATSKLILERYDTILNENLARLQNGLSEAEQVSLLEERKAILARRQEAKREFDLAAKFWLN, from the coding sequence ATTGATTTATCCGAGTATGAGCAGTCGCCACAGGCTGGGGCGCAAGAACGCATTGAGTATGATGTGATGCGCTTTGCTGCCAAGTTTTTTCATCAAGCCCTTACTTCACCTGAAGGCAAGCTTTGTCTTGACTACTTTAAGAGTCGTGGCTTGAGCGCCGCGACCATTTCTCACTTTGGGTTAGGTTATGCTTACAATGATTGGGATAGACTGATTTGCGCCGCACAACAAGCCAATTTTTCACTTGACCTTCTCAGTCAATTAGGTCTTGCCGCCTATAGCGACAGATCTCAAAAGCATTATGATACCTTTCGTCATCGTGCGATGTTTCCTGTGTTTTCTTCGGCAGGTAAAGTTGTCGGTTTTGCTGGTCGCCTGCTTAGCCATGAAAAAGATGCACCGAAATACATTAACTCTCCAGAGAGCAAACTTTACGAAAAATCCAAGTTGCTCTACGCGATGAACTTTGCCAAAGATGAGATTCGCAAAAAAGGTGAAGCTATTTTGGTTGAAGGTTATATGGATGCGATTGCCTTACACCAAGCAGGCATTTGCAATAGCGTTGCCTCAAGCGGAACAGCACTGACAAGCGAGCAAGTGCAGCTTATCTCACGCTATGCTAAACAAGTGATTTTCCTCTACGATGGCGACCGCGCTGGCATTGCTGCTATGCTGCGCGGCATTGACGTGATGCTCGAGCAAGGTATTGCGCCGAATATCGTAACCCTGCCCGATGGACACGACCCCGACAGTTTCGTACGTGAGTTCGGCGCCTCAGAAATCAGTAAGTTTATTGCAGCGCATCAGACCTCTTTTCTTGATTTCAAATTGCATGCGCTTGAGCACAGCGGTGCGCTTTCCGATCCGCAGAAATTTCGAGCTGCACTCACCGACCTTGTCGCAATGCTGCTCAAGCTTCCTGACGAACTTTCACAAGAAATTTATTTCAAGACACTAGCGCAAAAACTTGACATTAGCCTCTCTTTGCTTCAGCGCGAAAAAGAGCGTGCGCTTGCAAAGCGCGAAAAGAAGCCAATCTACTCTCGTGCTTACCGCACTGCACCAGATGCTCAGCCAGAGCGTGCAGATACGGCAGTCTCAAGCCCGCTCTCATCATCAGCTGAAAACCTCTCGGTCGTTGAGCGCACCTTTTTGAAAGCTTTTTTGGAAAGTTTGCTGCATGGCTCGGCGGTCATTGAGTTTGTCGACTCACATTCAGCGCTCTTTCATTTTCGGCATCCTTTGGTCAAATCTGCAGTTGAGTTTGTGCTCTCTCGCTATCATCATGCAATAGCACAAGGCGAAACCACACTCGATCTTCCCAGTGCACTTGCCTACATTGATCAGCCCGAACTGCGTGATTTCATTTCCGGCTTACTCATGGAGCCGCCGATCTCAGAGCGCTGGCCACAAGAATCTTCTCATCAACATGCGCGTCGCTGCTTGCAGGCTTTTTTTGATGCTACAAGCAAACTTATTTTGGAGCGTTACGATACCATTCTGAATGAAAATCTTGCCCGCTTGCAAAATGGCTTAAGTGAAGCCGAGCAAGTCTCGCTGTTAGAAGAACGCAAAGCTATTCTTGCACGCCGTCAGGAAGCCAAGCGTGAATTTGACCTTGCTGCGAAATTTTGGCTTAACTGA
- the aroF gene encoding 3-deoxy-7-phosphoheptulonate synthase, producing MLVVMSCNATQEQINAVCERIRALGFTPHPIPSDVRTAIGITGNKGPIEREIFMSLSGVVDAVRITKPFKLVSREVKLQDTVVQVGGIRIGAEELQIMAGPCSVESEEQINEVAVLLRQTGVKIMRGGAFKPRTSPYAFQGLKAQGLKLLKDAAEKYGLLVVTEVKDTENLPLVAEHTDILQIGARNMQNFSLLEAVAKYPHPILLKRGLAATIEEFLMAAEYIYSNGNPNIILCERGIRTFETYTRNTLDLSAIPVIKALSHLPVIADPSHGTGFWEYVPAMAKAAVAAGADGVMIEVHPKPECALSDGPQSLKPKKFEQLLKELVPVATAVKRKLPIFAEEEVS from the coding sequence ATGCTTGTTGTTATGAGTTGCAATGCTACGCAAGAACAAATCAATGCGGTCTGCGAGCGCATTCGTGCCTTAGGCTTCACGCCGCATCCAATTCCAAGCGATGTGCGAACCGCTATCGGCATTACAGGCAATAAGGGACCTATCGAGCGCGAGATTTTTATGAGTTTGAGCGGCGTGGTGGATGCCGTGCGTATCACGAAGCCGTTTAAGCTTGTCAGCCGTGAAGTCAAACTGCAAGATACTGTGGTGCAAGTCGGTGGCATCAGAATCGGTGCTGAAGAGTTGCAGATTATGGCAGGACCGTGTTCTGTCGAGAGTGAAGAACAAATCAACGAAGTTGCGGTGCTGCTGAGGCAAACGGGTGTGAAAATCATGCGCGGCGGCGCATTCAAGCCGAGAACTTCACCGTATGCGTTTCAAGGCTTGAAAGCACAAGGCTTGAAACTGCTCAAAGATGCGGCAGAAAAGTATGGGTTGCTGGTGGTAACTGAAGTGAAAGACACAGAGAACTTACCGTTGGTGGCAGAGCATACCGATATCTTACAAATTGGGGCACGCAATATGCAGAATTTCTCCCTGCTGGAAGCGGTCGCTAAGTATCCGCATCCTATTTTGCTCAAGCGTGGACTGGCTGCGACAATCGAAGAATTTCTAATGGCAGCCGAATACATTTACTCCAACGGTAATCCGAACATTATTCTCTGCGAGCGCGGTATTCGCACCTTTGAGACCTACACGCGCAATACGCTTGATCTTTCTGCCATTCCAGTCATCAAAGCGCTGTCGCATTTGCCTGTTATTGCTGATCCATCGCATGGCACAGGCTTCTGGGAATATGTACCAGCTATGGCAAAAGCAGCCGTGGCAGCCGGTGCAGATGGCGTGATGATTGAAGTGCACCCAAAACCAGAATGCGCGCTCTCCGATGGACCGCAGTCGCTGAAGCCGAAAAAATTTGAGCAACTCCTGAAAGAACTTGTGCCTGTTGCAACTGCCGTGAAAAGAAAACTGCCTATTTTTGCAGAAGAAGAAGTCAGTTAA
- a CDS encoding nucleoside triphosphate pyrophosphohydrolase, which produces MPKKKDSRSSAKTTSKPRAAKRVRRNSSKTQTHNTTSVKQHLQSIQPDALGKKFERLYEIVELLRAQCPWDRAQTPDSLVHLTLEEVYEMIHAVDTKDEHELKKELGDLLLHICFQAVLAKEREAFDMAGVLDAIAEKLIFRHPHVFGSEHAETANEVTRNWEKLKMKEGRKSVLEGVPKSMPELLRAYRVQEKAAGVGFDWQHSNEVLKKIQEEILELHAATSAEEREEELGDILFSLVNYCRFIKVNPEDALRKTTQKFIERFRFVEEQVLQSGKTWSEFSLAELDAFWNAAKAKESKSKHVITPVQ; this is translated from the coding sequence ATGCCAAAAAAGAAAGACAGCCGTTCAAGCGCAAAGACAACAAGCAAGCCAAGGGCAGCAAAACGTGTCAGGCGCAACTCAAGCAAAACCCAAACACACAACACGACAAGTGTAAAGCAACATCTACAAAGCATTCAACCAGATGCGCTGGGCAAGAAGTTTGAGCGCCTTTACGAAATTGTTGAATTGCTTCGAGCGCAATGTCCATGGGATAGGGCACAAACGCCAGATTCACTGGTGCACCTGACGCTTGAAGAGGTCTATGAAATGATTCATGCTGTGGATACAAAAGATGAGCATGAGCTTAAAAAAGAACTGGGCGACTTGCTGCTGCATATTTGCTTTCAAGCAGTTTTAGCAAAAGAGCGAGAGGCATTTGACATGGCAGGCGTTTTGGATGCGATTGCTGAAAAACTCATTTTCCGACATCCGCATGTCTTTGGTTCAGAGCATGCAGAAACCGCAAATGAAGTAACTCGCAACTGGGAAAAACTCAAGATGAAAGAAGGGCGAAAATCTGTACTCGAGGGCGTCCCGAAGTCAATGCCAGAGCTCTTGCGTGCGTATCGTGTGCAAGAGAAAGCTGCAGGCGTAGGTTTCGATTGGCAGCATAGCAACGAGGTACTCAAGAAAATTCAAGAAGAAATTTTGGAGTTGCATGCGGCTACTAGTGCCGAAGAAAGAGAAGAAGAACTTGGCGATATTTTGTTCTCACTTGTCAATTACTGCCGATTTATTAAGGTCAATCCAGAAGATGCACTGCGCAAAACCACACAAAAGTTTATTGAGCGCTTTCGCTTCGTGGAAGAGCAAGTCTTACAAAGCGGAAAAACGTGGAGCGAATTTTCTCTGGCAGAACTCGATGCGTTCTGGAATGCAGCGAAAGCAAAGGAATCCAAAAGCAAGCACGTGATCACTCCAGTACAATAG